In Pseudomonas saudiphocaensis, one DNA window encodes the following:
- a CDS encoding glycoside hydrolase family 5 protein, giving the protein MSMNVLTSAPKALVRSIAMAAVLSSLVVGGEATAAIDISATSATAFTSDINRFTSNDWLNGVWRREAGISVPFSAAARDAFKPGVQIKFADGQVRKITKVFVVGEHLSVYVDGPLLDGNKVGAPNKVSTVVASSTAPETSAPAPTPAPETAVGFTSQINRFTSSDWLNGVWRREAGISVPNSSAARDAFKPGVQVRFADGQVRKITKVFSVGQHLSVYFDGPLLDGAKVGAPNTVSTVTVSNTAPGTSAPKPTPTPEPTPEPAPAPEASVGFTSQINRFTSGDWLNGVWRREAGVSIPLTNGARDAFKPGVQVRFADGQVRKISKVFVVGSNLSVYFDGGLLDGNKVGAPRTISTLGSTSKPSTPTPAPQPKPEPQPDTKPAPEAPSESTYSTGMNSFTNEDWENGIYRKQAGFSIRNTAGNKAAFKQGASVRLADGQVRQVIAVYDIGEHLTVLLSGDKLSPSNVGYPKTLTVVSSSTGGQPQNPAPTPTPTPKPGNGKGIDLVGVNFASGVFDPGRVPGIYNQGYTYADESYYKRHSELGFKLIRLGFLWERIQPKLGTPLDAAELSRIKKSLDLAHKYGMKVVLDMHNYYRYYGKVINSPEVPRSAFTETWRKIALEVHNHPALWGYGLMNEPYNTGNNLWPETALEASKAIRKIDPETWIMIAGDRYSSALFWEQVNTKLISDPWMRDPKNNLVFEAHQYWDHDYSGSYRNRNETFAPMRGVDLVKPWVEWLKKHKLRGYLGEHGIPDFAPSGVVATDNMLAYLAENCIPSTYWAAGPRWGEDSMSLDVQSGKFRPQLAMLQKHAATKKTCSTIGPIQ; this is encoded by the coding sequence ATGTCTATGAATGTACTCACAAGTGCTCCCAAGGCGCTTGTACGCTCTATCGCTATGGCTGCGGTATTGAGTTCGCTGGTTGTCGGTGGCGAAGCCACAGCGGCCATCGATATCAGCGCAACTTCCGCGACCGCTTTCACTTCAGATATCAATCGCTTTACCAGTAATGACTGGCTCAATGGCGTCTGGCGCCGCGAAGCCGGCATCTCCGTACCGTTCTCGGCTGCCGCTCGTGATGCCTTCAAGCCGGGCGTGCAGATCAAGTTTGCTGACGGTCAAGTGCGCAAGATCACCAAGGTCTTCGTCGTTGGTGAACACCTCAGCGTCTATGTCGATGGGCCTCTGCTCGACGGCAACAAGGTTGGTGCGCCGAACAAGGTCAGCACCGTCGTTGCTTCCAGCACTGCGCCGGAAACTTCCGCGCCGGCGCCGACGCCTGCTCCGGAAACGGCTGTTGGCTTCACCAGCCAGATCAACCGCTTTACCAGCAGCGACTGGCTCAATGGCGTATGGCGCCGTGAAGCCGGTATCTCCGTGCCGAACTCCTCTGCTGCCCGCGATGCCTTCAAGCCGGGTGTTCAGGTGCGCTTTGCCGATGGTCAGGTGCGCAAGATCACCAAGGTCTTCAGCGTTGGCCAGCATCTCAGCGTCTATTTCGACGGACCTCTGCTTGATGGCGCCAAGGTCGGTGCGCCGAACACCGTCAGCACTGTGACCGTCTCCAATACTGCGCCGGGTACTTCTGCACCGAAGCCGACGCCGACTCCAGAGCCAACTCCAGAGCCAGCGCCCGCTCCCGAAGCATCAGTAGGCTTCACCAGCCAGATCAACCGCTTCACCAGCGGCGACTGGCTCAATGGTGTATGGCGTCGTGAGGCTGGCGTTTCGATCCCGCTTACCAATGGTGCCCGTGACGCCTTCAAGCCAGGCGTGCAAGTACGTTTTGCTGACGGCCAGGTACGCAAGATCAGCAAGGTCTTTGTAGTGGGCAGCAACCTCAGCGTCTACTTCGACGGCGGTCTGCTCGATGGCAACAAGGTCGGTGCTCCGCGCACCATCAGCACTTTGGGCAGCACCAGCAAGCCGAGCACGCCGACACCTGCACCACAGCCGAAGCCGGAACCTCAGCCGGACACCAAGCCTGCGCCAGAGGCTCCGAGCGAGAGCACCTATAGCACCGGCATGAACAGCTTCACCAACGAAGACTGGGAGAACGGCATCTATCGCAAGCAGGCCGGTTTCTCCATCCGCAACACGGCGGGTAACAAGGCAGCCTTCAAGCAGGGTGCCTCGGTACGCCTGGCCGATGGTCAGGTTCGCCAAGTCATCGCGGTCTATGACATCGGTGAGCACCTGACAGTCCTGCTCAGCGGCGACAAGCTGTCGCCAAGCAACGTCGGCTATCCGAAGACCCTGACCGTGGTTTCCAGCAGCACCGGTGGCCAGCCGCAGAACCCTGCGCCGACTCCGACTCCGACTCCGAAGCCGGGCAATGGCAAGGGTATCGATCTGGTGGGCGTGAACTTTGCGTCCGGCGTGTTCGACCCGGGCAGGGTTCCAGGTATCTACAACCAGGGCTACACCTATGCCGACGAGTCCTACTATAAGCGTCATAGTGAGCTGGGCTTCAAGCTGATCCGTCTGGGCTTCCTCTGGGAGCGTATCCAGCCCAAACTTGGCACCCCGCTGGATGCCGCCGAACTGTCGCGCATCAAGAAGTCGCTGGACCTGGCGCACAAGTACGGCATGAAAGTCGTCCTGGATATGCACAACTACTACCGTTACTACGGCAAGGTGATTAACTCTCCAGAGGTTCCGCGTTCCGCGTTTACCGAGACCTGGCGCAAGATCGCTCTGGAAGTTCACAACCACCCGGCTCTGTGGGGCTATGGTCTGATGAACGAGCCGTACAACACCGGTAACAACCTCTGGCCTGAGACTGCTCTGGAAGCGAGCAAGGCGATCCGCAAGATCGATCCGGAGACCTGGATCATGATCGCCGGCGACCGTTACTCCAGCGCGCTGTTCTGGGAGCAGGTCAACACCAAGCTGATCAGCGATCCGTGGATGCGCGATCCGAAGAACAACCTGGTCTTCGAAGCACACCAGTATTGGGATCACGACTACTCGGGCTCGTACCGCAACCGCAACGAAACCTTTGCACCGATGCGTGGTGTGGATCTGGTCAAGCCTTGGGTTGAGTGGCTGAAGAAGCACAAGCTGCGTGGCTACCTGGGTGAGCACGGTATCCCTGACTTCGCCCCCTCGGGTGTGGTCGCCACCGACAACATGCTGGCGTATCTGGCCGAGAACTGCATCCCGAGCACCTACTGGGCAGCCGGTCCTCGCTGGGGTGAAGACAGCATGTCGCTGGACGTACAGAGCGGCAAGTTCCGTCCGCAACTGGCGATGCTGCAGAAGCACGCAGCCACGAAGAAAACCTGCTCCACCATCGGTCCGATCCAGTAA
- a CDS encoding WecB/TagA/CpsF family glycosyltransferase produces MKKPRTRRMDPLIGKLKLLNEAETGPFISTLRQRKSPTILGFLNQHGYNIAQRHASVRDSFMHVDHLLRDGIGIKIACLFNGREPKANLNGSDFIPRLIEELVSGSGDNHELFAMGTREPWLSEGARSLFGDRDFHAIDGFKSSEEYLEFYRKHHVPGRYPIIVLAMGMPKQEQVALYLQNEMETPALLICGGAILDFAAERFPRAPLLFRRFGLEWAFRMLIEPRRLFKRYAVGIPLFFYYLSRSLLARPRHISSASRSGKRQATSYK; encoded by the coding sequence ATGAAAAAACCCCGCACCAGAAGGATGGATCCTTTGATCGGGAAGCTGAAGCTCCTGAATGAGGCCGAGACGGGCCCCTTCATCAGCACACTTCGGCAGCGCAAGTCGCCGACGATTCTTGGATTTCTAAATCAGCACGGCTACAACATTGCCCAGCGGCATGCCTCGGTCCGGGACAGCTTCATGCATGTGGACCATCTGCTGCGTGACGGCATTGGAATCAAGATTGCCTGCTTGTTCAACGGGCGAGAACCAAAGGCCAACCTGAACGGATCGGACTTCATACCCAGGCTGATCGAAGAGTTGGTGAGCGGCTCGGGCGACAATCATGAGCTTTTCGCCATGGGCACTCGTGAGCCTTGGCTAAGCGAGGGGGCGCGCAGTCTGTTCGGGGACCGTGACTTCCATGCAATCGATGGTTTCAAGAGTAGCGAGGAGTACCTGGAGTTCTACCGGAAGCACCATGTCCCAGGGCGCTATCCGATTATTGTGCTTGCCATGGGCATGCCAAAGCAGGAGCAGGTCGCTTTATATCTGCAGAACGAAATGGAGACGCCGGCGTTGCTGATCTGCGGCGGCGCCATTCTGGACTTTGCTGCCGAACGCTTTCCCCGCGCACCGTTGCTCTTCCGGCGCTTTGGTCTGGAATGGGCGTTCCGCATGCTGATAGAGCCAAGGCGCCTGTTCAAACGCTATGCGGTAGGGATCCCACTGTTTTTCTATTACCTGTCGCGCAGCCTTCTTGCACGCCCCCGCCATATAAGCAGTGCAAGCCGCAGCGGCAAGCGGCAGGCTACTAGTTACAAGTAA
- a CDS encoding glycoside hydrolase family 5 protein, translating to MMGTRGKSQRVKGILLGLVVMLGSAVNAAEKIDLIGLNIGGAAFSGNSIPGKYNTNYFFPAPDYLATWKERGIRTIRFPIMWERLQAELNGELQEEYAQRIEDFMQQAADHDMRVILDIHNYARYRKKKIGSDAVPISAYADFLERVAKRWKDHEGLWAYDIMNEPHGVDKYWPAAAQAGIDAIRKHDHERPLLIEGNFWSSSYLWPKYNDPLLNLQDPADKLIFSAHLYLDKHGNGQYREPLAEDFDTMLGVERVKPFIDWLIKHDRQGHIGEFGIPAGDPRLLEAMDNLLAYLQKHCIPMTYWAAGPSWGNYKLSVEPTRDGQERPQWAVLEKYVGKGDCKRIGP from the coding sequence ATGATGGGGACACGCGGCAAATCGCAACGGGTGAAAGGAATACTTCTCGGACTCGTAGTTATGCTCGGTAGTGCCGTAAATGCGGCAGAAAAAATCGACTTGATCGGGCTGAACATCGGTGGAGCCGCATTTTCCGGCAATTCCATCCCTGGAAAATACAATACAAATTATTTCTTCCCCGCCCCAGATTACCTTGCCACCTGGAAAGAACGCGGCATTCGTACCATCCGATTCCCGATCATGTGGGAGCGCCTGCAAGCCGAACTCAATGGCGAGCTGCAAGAGGAATATGCACAACGCATCGAAGATTTCATGCAACAGGCTGCGGACCACGATATGCGCGTCATCCTCGATATCCACAATTACGCCCGTTACCGAAAAAAGAAAATAGGCTCCGATGCTGTTCCAATATCCGCCTATGCGGACTTTCTGGAGCGCGTTGCCAAGCGCTGGAAAGACCACGAAGGACTCTGGGCTTACGACATCATGAATGAACCCCATGGCGTCGATAAATACTGGCCTGCCGCCGCTCAAGCAGGAATCGATGCCATTCGTAAACACGACCATGAGCGTCCGCTGCTTATCGAAGGCAACTTTTGGTCCAGCAGTTATCTCTGGCCCAAATACAACGACCCACTTCTCAATCTGCAGGACCCCGCCGACAAGTTGATATTCTCCGCACATCTTTATCTCGACAAACATGGCAACGGGCAATATCGCGAGCCTTTGGCAGAGGACTTCGACACCATGCTGGGTGTGGAGCGGGTCAAGCCCTTTATCGATTGGCTGATCAAACATGACAGGCAGGGCCATATTGGCGAATTCGGCATACCGGCCGGGGATCCGCGCCTGCTGGAAGCGATGGACAATCTGCTGGCTTATCTGCAGAAACACTGCATACCCATGACGTATTGGGCCGCAGGCCCTTCCTGGGGAAATTACAAGTTATCGGTCGAACCGACTCGCGACGGCCAAGAACGTCCGCAGTGGGCTGTGCTCGAAAAGTATGTCGGTAAGGGAGACTGCAAGCGTATCGGTCCATGA
- a CDS encoding phosphoribosyltransferase family protein, with protein sequence MNYRSLSHLSQLSNECAGKIPHDVDLVVGIPRSGMLVASIVALKQNLPLTDLYSFLRNDDLKKGSTRTYKHADLCKPRDAKKVLLVDDSIASAKSMHAALKQVRAVYQGEVVTMAAFAEKNNCHLVDMYLELVEQPRVFEWNIMHHPFMAQACLDIDGVLCLDPTVEQNDDGPNYRDFLSCTRPLFIPSLKVAHLVTSRLEKYRPETEEWLQRNGVQYGTLHMLDLPSAEERRRLKIHHKFKAEVYSRYPQTRLFVESEERQAIEIMRLSGKPVFCIETNEMYVPGHVHNLKASTLRKTHSLKERLIGKAKSMAKWMPMPQSKS encoded by the coding sequence ATGAATTACCGCAGTTTGAGTCATCTATCGCAACTGAGCAACGAGTGTGCCGGCAAGATTCCCCATGATGTCGACCTGGTTGTCGGCATCCCCCGAAGTGGCATGCTGGTCGCCAGTATCGTTGCTCTGAAGCAGAACCTGCCGTTGACCGATCTGTATTCGTTCCTGCGCAACGACGACTTGAAGAAGGGCAGCACGCGCACTTACAAACATGCCGATTTGTGCAAGCCGAGAGATGCAAAGAAAGTGCTGCTGGTGGACGACAGTATCGCCAGCGCCAAGTCGATGCACGCCGCCTTAAAGCAAGTTAGGGCCGTGTATCAGGGCGAGGTGGTGACCATGGCTGCGTTCGCCGAAAAGAATAACTGCCATCTGGTGGATATGTATCTGGAGCTGGTCGAACAGCCCCGGGTGTTCGAGTGGAACATCATGCATCATCCATTCATGGCGCAGGCCTGCCTGGATATCGATGGCGTGCTCTGCCTCGACCCGACGGTTGAGCAGAACGATGACGGGCCGAACTACCGGGACTTTCTAAGTTGTACACGCCCGCTGTTCATTCCTTCACTCAAGGTCGCGCACCTGGTGACCAGCCGGCTGGAGAAATATCGCCCCGAAACCGAAGAGTGGCTGCAGAGAAACGGCGTGCAATACGGCACCCTGCATATGCTCGATCTGCCCTCGGCAGAGGAGCGGCGGCGGTTGAAGATCCATCACAAGTTCAAGGCCGAGGTCTATAGCAGGTATCCGCAGACTCGACTCTTCGTCGAGAGTGAGGAGCGCCAGGCTATCGAGATCATGAGGCTCAGCGGCAAGCCGGTGTTCTGCATCGAAACCAATGAGATGTATGTCCCGGGACACGTGCACAATCTGAAGGCCAGCACCTTGCGCAAGACCCATAGTTTGAAAGAGCGGCTGATCGGCAAGGCAAAGTCGATGGCCAAGTGGATGCCAATGCCGCAATCCAAAAGCTGA
- a CDS encoding glycosyltransferase, which produces MVNFSIVTINWNNLDGLKDTYRSLVGQTFRNFRWIVIDGNSTDGSGEWLRKLDDKQAEITIEPDRGIYDAMDKGRQRAVQTEGYTLFLNSGDALASPHVLARINDELSKAAIAPKFIYGDFYRKDAGGSLKPVNAHPIERAPLGLPASHQTMYFENERLRQYKFRLDYKLSADYCLLLEFLQGLDLQRDVMQLSFPLCIFDTTGVSHKRRFEAIREDMDIRKRFLNFSSPNAFALYVLHYLHTHSKQLRAALGR; this is translated from the coding sequence ATGGTCAACTTCAGTATCGTCACCATTAACTGGAATAATCTGGATGGACTCAAAGATACTTATCGGAGTCTGGTCGGGCAGACTTTCAGGAACTTCCGCTGGATTGTCATTGATGGCAATTCAACCGATGGCAGCGGTGAATGGCTGCGCAAACTGGATGACAAGCAGGCCGAAATAACCATAGAGCCAGACAGAGGTATCTATGACGCCATGGATAAAGGCCGGCAACGTGCAGTTCAAACCGAAGGTTATACACTGTTCCTCAATAGCGGGGACGCACTTGCCAGCCCTCATGTTCTGGCCAGAATCAATGACGAGTTATCAAAGGCTGCTATTGCGCCCAAGTTTATCTATGGCGACTTTTATCGTAAGGACGCCGGCGGCAGTCTAAAACCCGTAAATGCCCACCCAATCGAGCGTGCTCCGCTTGGTTTGCCGGCCAGTCACCAGACCATGTATTTTGAGAACGAACGGCTGCGCCAATACAAGTTTCGTCTTGATTACAAACTGTCTGCCGATTATTGCCTGTTATTGGAGTTCTTGCAGGGGCTGGATTTGCAGCGTGATGTCATGCAGTTGTCATTTCCCTTGTGCATCTTCGATACGACCGGCGTTTCTCATAAACGTCGATTTGAAGCAATCCGTGAGGATATGGATATTCGCAAACGCTTCCTGAACTTCTCGAGCCCCAATGCTTTTGCTCTGTATGTATTGCACTACCTGCATACGCACAGCAAGCAATTGCGCGCTGCTCTTGGGCGTTAA
- the fcl gene encoding GDP-L-fucose synthase — protein MNRDARVFVAGHRGMVGSAIVRRLQALGYKNILTRGREDLDLIDQAAVNGFFAENQIDQVYMASAKVGGIHANNTYPAEFIYQNLMVQANIIHAAHCNDVQKLLFLGSSCIYPKFAAQPMKEEALVTGVLEPTNEPYAVAKIAGIKLCESYNRQYGRDYRSVMPTNLYGPNDNFHPENSHVVPALLKRFHEATLRGDDEVVIWGSGKPQREFLHVDDMAAASVHVMELDEATYQAHTQPMLSHINVGTGVDCSIRELAETIARVTEYQGRLIFDSSKPDGTPRKLMDVSRLKALGWQASISLEDGLRDAYRWFVDNQHQIRQ, from the coding sequence ATGAATCGTGACGCTCGAGTTTTCGTCGCGGGGCACCGGGGGATGGTCGGCTCGGCCATCGTCCGGCGTCTACAAGCACTGGGTTACAAGAACATCCTCACGCGCGGGCGTGAGGATCTTGATCTGATCGACCAGGCGGCGGTGAATGGCTTCTTCGCCGAGAATCAGATCGATCAGGTCTATATGGCATCGGCCAAGGTCGGCGGTATACACGCGAACAACACCTACCCGGCCGAGTTCATCTACCAGAACCTCATGGTGCAGGCGAACATCATCCATGCGGCGCACTGCAACGATGTTCAGAAGCTGCTGTTTCTGGGTTCATCCTGTATTTACCCGAAGTTTGCTGCGCAGCCAATGAAGGAGGAGGCGTTGGTGACCGGTGTGCTGGAACCCACCAATGAACCCTACGCGGTGGCCAAGATTGCCGGGATCAAGCTTTGTGAAAGCTACAACCGGCAGTACGGCCGCGACTACCGTAGCGTGATGCCGACCAATCTCTACGGCCCCAACGACAACTTCCACCCGGAAAACAGCCATGTGGTGCCGGCTCTGCTCAAGCGCTTCCACGAAGCGACCCTGCGCGGTGATGACGAGGTGGTGATCTGGGGCAGTGGCAAGCCGCAGCGCGAGTTTCTTCACGTGGACGATATGGCTGCGGCCAGCGTGCACGTGATGGAGCTGGACGAGGCCACCTACCAGGCGCACACCCAGCCGATGCTGTCGCATATCAACGTCGGCACCGGCGTCGATTGCAGCATCCGCGAGCTGGCCGAGACCATCGCTCGGGTCACCGAGTACCAGGGACGGCTGATCTTCGACAGCAGCAAGCCGGACGGCACGCCACGCAAGCTAATGGATGTGTCTCGTCTGAAGGCGCTGGGCTGGCAGGCCAGCATCAGCCTGGAAGACGGTCTGCGGGATGCCTATCGCTGGTTCGTCGACAACCAGCACCAGATACGCCAGTAG
- the gmd gene encoding GDP-mannose 4,6-dehydratase encodes MERKKALITGVTGQDGSYLAELLLEKGYEVHGIKRRASLFNTQRVDHLYQHHQVEDKNFVLHYGDLTDSSNLTRIIQEVQPDEVYNLGAQSHVAVSFESPEYTADVDGMGTLRILEAIRLLGLEKKTRFYQASTSELYGLVQEIPQKETTPFYPRSPYAVAKLYAYWITVNYREAYGMYACNGILFNHESPRRGETFVTRKITRGLANIAQGLEQCLHMGNLDALRDWGHAKDYVRMQWMMLQQEQAEDFVIATGVQYSVREFIRWSAAELGVQLRFEGSGVDERGIVESIEGDMAPALKVGDVVVRVDPRYFRPAEVETLLGDPSKAKEKLGWTPEISVQEMCAEMVREDLKVARRHALLKEHGFEIPVTLES; translated from the coding sequence ATGGAACGTAAGAAAGCGTTGATCACAGGCGTCACAGGTCAGGACGGCTCCTATCTGGCAGAGCTGCTGCTGGAAAAAGGTTATGAGGTGCATGGCATCAAGCGCCGTGCATCGCTGTTCAATACCCAGCGGGTCGACCACCTCTATCAACACCATCAAGTAGAGGACAAGAACTTCGTCCTGCACTACGGCGACCTGACCGACTCCTCCAACCTGACCCGCATCATCCAGGAAGTGCAGCCCGACGAGGTCTACAACCTGGGCGCGCAATCCCATGTGGCGGTGAGCTTCGAGTCGCCCGAGTACACGGCTGATGTCGACGGCATGGGCACGCTGCGCATTCTCGAAGCCATCCGTCTGCTGGGGCTGGAGAAGAAGACCCGCTTCTACCAGGCCTCCACTTCCGAGCTCTACGGCCTGGTGCAGGAAATTCCGCAGAAGGAAACCACTCCATTCTACCCGCGCTCGCCCTACGCGGTGGCCAAGCTCTACGCCTACTGGATCACGGTGAACTACCGCGAGGCCTATGGCATGTACGCCTGCAACGGCATTCTCTTCAACCACGAGTCGCCGCGCCGGGGCGAAACCTTCGTTACCCGCAAGATCACCCGCGGCCTGGCCAATATTGCCCAGGGCCTGGAGCAGTGCCTGCATATGGGCAACCTGGACGCGCTGCGCGACTGGGGACACGCCAAGGATTACGTGCGCATGCAGTGGATGATGCTGCAGCAGGAGCAGGCCGAGGACTTCGTTATCGCCACCGGCGTGCAGTACTCGGTGCGTGAATTCATCCGCTGGTCGGCCGCCGAGTTGGGCGTTCAGCTGCGCTTCGAGGGCAGCGGCGTGGATGAGCGCGGCATTGTTGAAAGCATCGAAGGCGACATGGCACCGGCGTTGAAAGTCGGTGATGTGGTGGTGCGTGTCGATCCGCGTTATTTCCGCCCCGCCGAAGTGGAAACCCTGCTGGGTGACCCGTCCAAGGCCAAGGAAAAGCTCGGCTGGACGCCGGAAATCAGCGTGCAGGAGATGTGCGCCGAGATGGTCCGCGAAGACCTCAAGGTCGCCAGGCGCCACGCCTTGCTCAAAGAGCACGGCTTCGAGATCCCCGTTACGCTGGAGAGTTGA
- a CDS encoding glycosyltransferase, with translation MTAKLPTIIVIGYNRPKSLQRLLTSLSKAHYPEGNIRLVISLDNSGTLEPLRLAEAYDWPYGEKRVIHHEQRLGLRNHVLACGDLTEEYGDVLVLEDDLFVSPYFYEYTARALAFYENEPRVAGISLYSQQFNQTANLPFTPIDDGNSDVYFMQLAASWGQAWSRRHWQGFREWLLGNGTDISRIDNIPGDIRSWPESSWLKLYNAWIISSDRYFVYPYRSLTTNFGDPGQHFYIASSRFQVAIQQQRIDYHFRHFDDSLARYDAFCELSPQTLKKLNPKLAGHDFQVNLFGCKDCRSGLQLTRTDKPGLHSFSLSMKPMELSVLHDVAGQGIALIDTAEVDSASLRAPRTQYDTFRFFYKFPSLPVICVGFFERVQMLLKSARSS, from the coding sequence ATGACAGCAAAGCTGCCCACCATCATCGTCATCGGCTACAACCGACCGAAGAGCCTGCAGCGCCTGCTGACCTCACTGAGCAAGGCACATTACCCCGAGGGCAATATCCGTCTGGTAATCAGCCTGGACAACTCCGGAACCCTGGAGCCGTTGCGCCTCGCCGAAGCCTATGACTGGCCCTATGGCGAAAAACGGGTGATTCACCACGAGCAGCGTCTCGGCTTGCGCAACCATGTGCTGGCCTGTGGGGATCTGACCGAGGAGTACGGTGACGTTCTGGTGCTCGAAGACGATCTGTTCGTCTCGCCATATTTCTACGAATACACTGCCCGGGCGCTGGCCTTCTACGAGAATGAACCGCGTGTGGCCGGCATCAGCCTCTACAGCCAGCAGTTCAACCAGACCGCCAACCTTCCGTTTACGCCCATCGACGATGGCAACTCGGATGTGTATTTCATGCAGCTGGCAGCATCCTGGGGGCAGGCCTGGTCACGCCGGCACTGGCAGGGTTTCCGTGAGTGGCTGTTGGGCAATGGGACCGATATCAGTCGTATCGACAACATTCCAGGTGATATCCGCAGCTGGCCGGAATCCTCGTGGTTGAAGCTGTACAACGCCTGGATCATCAGCAGCGACCGCTATTTCGTCTATCCCTACCGCTCGCTGACTACCAACTTCGGCGATCCCGGCCAGCATTTCTACATCGCCTCGTCGCGTTTCCAGGTTGCCATTCAGCAACAGCGGATCGACTACCATTTCCGCCATTTCGATGACAGCCTGGCGCGTTACGACGCTTTCTGCGAACTCTCTCCGCAGACCTTGAAAAAACTCAATCCAAAGCTGGCCGGGCATGACTTCCAGGTCAACCTGTTCGGTTGCAAGGACTGTCGCAGCGGCCTGCAGCTGACTCGCACCGACAAGCCGGGCCTGCACAGCTTCAGCCTGTCGATGAAGCCCATGGAGCTGAGCGTGCTGCATGACGTGGCGGGGCAGGGCATCGCTCTGATCGATACGGCCGAGGTCGACAGCGCCTCGTTGCGTGCGCCGCGAACTCAGTACGACACCTTCCGCTTCTTCTACAAATTTCCCTCCTTGCCGGTGATTTGTGTCGGCTTTTTCGAGCGAGTGCAAATGCTCCTTAAAAGCGCTCGTTCGAGCTGA
- a CDS encoding lipopolysaccharide biosynthesis protein, translating into MSVIEQSGGSSMFRERLAALVQGGRNSRLLRNILTVVSGTAGAQALTLAFMPVITRIYGPEAYGVLGTFLSVTLMLIPVAALTYPIAIVLPRRDGDARGLVRLSLLTALLMALLVALLFSLFGDALTTRLQMQIIQPYLMLVPLVMFSGAALEISQQWLFRTQRFHITASVAVGHSLLFNSIRTLAGLVQPSALVLVCSTALQQALHAAMLGLAMLRAKPHVDNHEQSTGSGESVAAQPGLLALAQRHRDFPLFRAPVMLINAMSQHLPTLVLAVYFGPAAAGFFALCRQAMSMPTNLIGKSVADVYYPRISRAIHDGEPVASMLIKATAALALVGLVPFSLVVAFGPWLFALVFGEQWQVAGEFARWLALAEYLVFVSRPCVVAVPALSLQGRFLIFEIFSTSLRVLALFGGAVLIGDALATVQAFSAAGVLIYLSLVVIVVFQARRWHTRQGAAA; encoded by the coding sequence GTGAGCGTCATCGAGCAGAGCGGCGGCTCTTCCATGTTCCGTGAACGGCTGGCGGCGCTGGTGCAGGGCGGCCGCAACAGCCGGCTGCTGCGCAATATTCTCACCGTGGTCAGCGGTACTGCGGGTGCGCAGGCGCTGACGCTGGCGTTTATGCCGGTGATCACGCGCATTTACGGGCCGGAAGCTTACGGTGTTCTGGGCACTTTTCTCAGCGTAACCCTGATGTTGATCCCGGTTGCCGCGCTGACCTATCCCATCGCCATCGTACTGCCTCGGCGGGATGGCGATGCGCGAGGACTGGTGCGTCTGTCGCTGCTCACCGCTTTGCTGATGGCGCTACTTGTGGCGCTGCTGTTCTCTCTATTTGGTGATGCGCTGACGACCCGGCTGCAGATGCAGATCATCCAGCCCTACCTGATGCTGGTGCCGCTGGTCATGTTCAGTGGCGCTGCGCTGGAAATCTCTCAGCAGTGGCTGTTTCGTACCCAGCGTTTTCACATCACCGCCAGCGTTGCGGTAGGCCATTCGCTGCTGTTCAACTCGATTCGCACCCTGGCCGGACTGGTGCAGCCCTCGGCTCTGGTGCTGGTTTGCAGTACCGCGCTGCAGCAGGCGCTGCACGCGGCAATGCTTGGTCTGGCCATGCTGCGGGCCAAACCCCATGTCGACAATCACGAGCAGAGTACAGGCTCGGGCGAGAGTGTCGCAGCGCAGCCCGGCCTGCTTGCGCTGGCGCAGCGGCATCGCGACTTTCCGCTGTTCCGGGCGCCGGTGATGCTGATCAATGCGATGTCCCAGCATCTCCCGACCCTGGTCCTGGCGGTCTATTTCGGGCCAGCGGCGGCAGGCTTCTTCGCCTTGTGCCGGCAGGCGATGAGCATGCCCACCAACCTTATCGGCAAGTCAGTAGCCGACGTTTATTACCCGCGTATCAGTCGGGCGATCCATGACGGTGAACCAGTTGCCTCAATGTTGATCAAAGCGACTGCGGCGCTGGCCCTGGTCGGGTTGGTGCCGTTCAGCCTGGTGGTGGCGTTTGGCCCATGGCTGTTCGCGCTGGTGTTCGGCGAGCAGTGGCAGGTGGCTGGTGAGTTCGCCCGCTGGCTGGCATTGGCTGAGTATCTGGTGTTCGTCTCGCGGCCTTGCGTAGTGGCAGTGCCGGCGTTGTCGCTGCAGGGGCGGTTTCTGATATTCGAAATCTTTAGCACCAGCTTGCGAGTGCTGGCGCTGTTTGGCGGAGCGGTATTGATCGGAGATGCGCTGGCCACGGTCCAGGCATTTTCCGCCGCTGGCGTGCTGATTTATCTGAGCCTGGTAGTGATCGTGGTCTTCCAGGCACGGCGCTGGCATACGCGGCAAGGAGCTGCGGCATGA